The Parvibaculum sp. DNA segment GCCGTATTTCTTTTGAAGTTTCTGCCAATGGTCAACTGGACGAATTGCATCGATTACATTGACACAATTCGGATCGATCTGATCGAACAACGCTTGGCAAAAGACAGCGGCACCTGCTCCCGTGGACAAATACGCCCCCATCGATTGCAAGCTGTCTATATTCCCACTAGCACCCAAATCCCGAACAATGTCACGGGTTCGCACCCACTTGTATCCAAACTTAGATTGCAAATGGCTCGCGACCGTACTCTTGCCGGCAGCCGGCATTCCAACCAACGCTACTATCATATTTGCCAAAGGATTTCTCCGGCTCTAGATGGTTAGCTCGTTGAATAGGTGGCATGAAAACACGCTTACAGAAGTGACCACTAACCTTGCGTCCGGAATGCCGTCGATTGGGCCGCAAGGCTCAGATTTTGGTGTTAGTTGAGAACCCTTTGAGAACTTCAGCAGGACTTCTACTTTTCAGTCAAGTGATTTGAAGAATCAATGTCGTATACGGAGTATCTTAGCCATGCATAGCACATTGTAGCTTCGCTCCACATATGCTTTAGAGGGAGATTCCGGTCCAAATCTATGTGATGGCTGCCTTCTCCGCCTTGGCATCGGCACTTGATACAGATTTGCTTGTACTTTTTCCAAACTTCTAAAGCCACATCTTCGAAGCTAAGGTGCGTTCTTCATCTCCAACCGCGTCGGCGTAAATCGCAGTAGTGGCAATGCGGGAGTGCCCCATCCACTTTTGGACGATGTTAAGCGGTACATTTTTTTGAGTGGCGCCCACTCCGAAGGCGTGTCGGAGTGCCTTGGGCATCGACTGGCTTGGACCAGCTCCAATCACTTGCATGACCAGCTTAACCTGCGTCCATGCAGTTGTTCGTCCCCAAGTCCATATGCGCGCGGCCCGTTGTCCGGGATCTAATTGAGCGTCACGAAGATTGTGGACCGCTTCAAGCCGCGCAAGGAAATGCGTTGGCACGGGTACCGCCCGAAAGACGCCGCGCCGACGCTTTTTCAAGCTTTCAATAACTATAACTCCAGCCTCCGTATCGACATGTTCCGACGTCAGCGCGAGAATTTCTGATATGCGGGCACCTGTATAGGCGAGTGCCAGGCAAAACGTCTCCGCTTCCGGCCGCAATCGACACACAGCACCAATGAATGCCTCACGTTCTTTAATTGTGAGGTACTTCCTTCGTCCCCTATTGTCGTAAATCATATTTTGTGGGTCATCTTCTGTACGCAACAAAGCGTAAGAAAGGGGTTGACCTGATTACTATTAAGTGAACAGAATTGCTCATTCTGTTCAATCTATATTACAATAACACTATAAAGTTCGGACCTCACAAAGGAGCGTCTCTTAATAGGTGTTATCAATGCGTGATCTGGCATTGGCTAAATACAGCGGCTCAGACATAGGCGCGGGCTGACAGACTGCAGGCATCCGCAAACGCGGATGGGTTGCTCAATCGAGCATTGACGGTAGCAGTGCGAACAGCGCTTCTACAGCAACAAACGATGCATAAGATTGATAACTATCCCCCTTTTCACTGTCACCAAAATCACTAACCGCCTTGATGGCAATGCAGTCCGGCCTTGGAAGGCCAGCAACATGGCAAGCGTACATTACGGAGTAAATCTCCATATCCACGGCGGCCAAGTCTTTATGATGTTCAAGTATTCGCCTCACCGCTTCCGTGCTCTGAAGCACCGCGGCGCCTGATGCCACAGCACCTATGTGGACCTGGGGTAAGTTGGGCGGCATTGCGCCTTCAAAATCTTTAACGGCCGCATGGAGCGACGACGGATCTGCACGTAGCGCTGATGCCTTCGAGCGCAGTGTCTCATCCAAACGCATCTGATACTGAGCCGGGTGGAAGAACTCCGATCCGTCTGTTCCTAGCTTAGTCTTACCGCTCCCCCAATCCCAGGAAGGGTCAGCGACTATCACGTCTCCCATCTCGATGCGTTCCTTAACGCCCGCGCATATGCCAACCATTGCAACGTACTTTGGTCTGAATGCCTGCACAGCTTTGGTCGTTATGATGGCAGCGCCTGAGAGACCTTTGTCAGAGGCCGCAACGGCCACGATACTATACTTCTTCTGTTCCGAGGAAAACGTAGCTCCAAAGTAGCGGGCGTCATCGAATCTTACCTTGACCGGTTTCCAGTCTAGCGGGAATGCGAGCACGGCTCTCAACTCAGGACTCTCCAACGCCGTGACTATCACAAGGTCGGTCTTGTGTGTGACTCCATCGCTCGAATACGGGGGAGTTATCTGGTCACAGATCGTCATTAGCGTTGAGCGGAGCTTTACCTTCCACGCGTTGTCGGAAAAACTAAACGCTATTACCGTCCAAATCAGATTATCGAACTCGGACTGAGCGAGTTCAAATGACGCTCCATGGACGGTCGTGCCAATGATGTATGGGGGTCTATGCATTTTCCCACGTGTCTTCAGCCATCGTAAAACCTCAAGTCCGCCGCCTGGATCAGGTTCCTTGTCGGCCCGCCTGGGTAAGTGAATATCCAACAACAGAAGATCATAGCCTTTGCACTCCAGCTTTCGCTTTGCGTCTGCTACATCGACCGCGATATCAACGCACTCCTCCGAGATTTCACCTGCGCCATAAATTGCATCCGCCAATACCGTCCGCTTGTGAGCGTCATCTTCAACAAGGAGAATGCTAATCATTCTTGGGCTCCAGAACTGACCGAACAAGGCTGTGCAATTGACGCTCCCATTTGGAATTCGTTTGGCTGAAGAAAACTGCACCAACGAAGATTTCCGGAAACTCCGCTTCGCATTTCTGTGCCAATTCTTCAAAGGTGAAGCTCGAGTCACCTGTGCCGAATCCTCCCAAAGCGCTCACGACAATAACTTTGGAGACGATATTTTTTCTCCGCATTTTCCGGAGGATTTCGTAACCGCCCAACGGTCGCGGACGACCGATCCTTCGCGCCGGCGTTGCATTGAACGTTGGCAAGGTCATGTCGAGTAAAACGAGGTCGAAAGGCTCCGTTTCCACCCTAGCCAAACCGGTCTGATAGGAACGTTCGATCGTCGGGATTATTTCTGGATAGATTTGTTTCAAAAACGACCGCAACCGTCCGCTCTTGACCCGATCATCCTCTATCACCAGAATTTTCATTACCGCTGCTCCTCGGGAAGAGAAAATTTCACCACAAATTTTCTTTCTTCTAAAACAGCCGCCGACATGCCCGCGCCTTTGGCTTCCCGAGATAAGATTCGAATGATTTCCTTGAGTCCCGTCCCGCGCCCCTCCGTAATTTTACTGGCGGCGGCATGTCCGCGATCAAGATGCCTCTCCACTGCCGTTCTCAAGCTGGCAATGTCGCAGTCATCCCGCAACTCGTTCTCGACCGTGATGGTTATGAACCCGTCCGTGCTGCCACAGGTCACCTTAGTTGCTGGTGCCCGTCCATCGAACCTTGCGTGCTCGATCGCGTTCTGAAAGCAGTTTGTTAGGATATCAACCAAGGGCATAAATGCCGAACCCCGGATACTGCCTGAATGTTCGGACATCACTTCAGGAGCAATCGGTTTGGTTGGAAACCTGCTATTTGTAATTTTGACGGCAACCTGAACAGCCGTTGCCACCGAGAATGGTTTAATTGCTGCTGAGCCGGTTCTTTGAAACCAGGATGCCACCTTCTCCAGCGACTGCTGAAACTCGGTTGACGCCTGTGTTATGGCATCTCCCAACAGATTCAAATCACCTCTAGCGCTAAGCGGGACTAACCCAGTCTTCAGGGATTCCATCGCGCTGGTGACTCTTTTGCGAAAGGTCAGGTCGACTTCTTTACGGATAGCTCCAAGAGATTGCTCTACCTTGCGCCAGAGATGTCTGATGACGGCGTCAGCCACTTCGTCTGATGTCGTGAGCTGGTTAACCTCCGCTTGGAGATTCCACAATTCCTCCGGCGTTGGCTCGAAATCGAGAAGGCCCTTGGGTGTTCGTGAACTCTTCACTCGAACCCTCTGGTCTTTCAACTCAGTTATAGAGTCGCTTACTCTCTTCGAAAACCTTGCGAGCAAGGCCTTGATGGTAGCAAGATCGTGCGCGTTTATTGCTAGTTTCTGACGCCATGCTCCGTCAAAGTCGTCCCCATCAGTTGAAAATAATATTCGATGTTTGGTGAAGCTGGATCTCAGTTCGCCTTCAATTGATCCGTGAAGAATGCGGGTACGCAAATACGTCTCTAGCCCGTGGTCGGGATTCAAGACAAACGCGTCCATGACCAGATCGTGGATGCCCAGAAGTAGTCCATTTCTTTCGGTCGCCGGGGGAGAAATATCGCCATAGTCTCCACCCGCCGCCTTCAGAATCTTTCTGATCAATTCCTCCAAACCTATGACCTGAAATTCAAGATCAGGCAGATCTAGCAATCTCCGATACCGCGCAACCGCGTCTGCAAGTTCCACGTCAATGAATCGCTTCACACCGGTTTCATTCACGTATATTCGGCTTCGGTCAAATTGCTCCGTTAGCTGAGCAACTTCCCGCTCTTTGGTAACCTCGACAATCTCCGCTGACAACGCCGACGAGAGTTCAGGAAACTTCTCGCAGAGGTTTGTAAGAATGCTAAGCCGTTCGGCCTCGATCTCCTCGTAAGCATTAAATCGGGTACAATCCTCCATTCGTCGGATCGTGCAAACATGCTGGAGAAAAAAGATGATTCGACTCTCTAAAGCACCACCATTGCCAAGTAACTCGAGCAATTCCGCCGGCCGCAACACCCCAAAGAAATCTAGAACGTCCTCAAACGCGTCCGAGAGTTCTCCATCAAATTTTGTCGATATGTGCAGAGAATAAGCAGTCAGCAAAATAGAACGATTCAACGCCGTACAATCGGCTGCCGCATTCTCGGTTGCCCAACTCACAATGTCATCTAGAGGGAATGCGAGATGCACGGCTTCGTTCTGCAAATAGGCTTCTGTAAATATGTTCAAGAACTGGTCTAATTCCTCAAGTGCACGAGCGGCCTTATAAATAGCCCTCGCAGTCCTGGCGGCTTCTGCGCCACCAGATCGACTCTGGAAAGCTTTGTAGTGTGCTAACGCGACGTGATAGTTCTCATTGTTGTAAGCTAGATGGCCGAGATAGAGCTCCTTGTACTCAACGCTAGCTGCTGAGGTTTCAATGGCGTGTGCAGAATTGTTGCTGGGAAACGCGACGGCTTTTGTCAAAGTAGCGTAGGCGGAGCAAGTGGCCATGCTGTCAGCAGCCGGAAGAATTGCATCACCGGCTATTCTCTTTAGAATTGGGAATTCAGCGGGATCCCGAATTTCGTGAGACAGGGCCCAAACCGCTTCGCTTTCGTGCGCTCTCTCGGAAATGTCTCGGTCATCGGACTTTTCGAGGAAAGACAGGATAAACCTAGAGATTGGCTGCTTTCTCAGAAGTAGGGCAGACTTCTGCAAAGAGAACCGACTCTGATGATACTTCTCAGTTAGCCCGAAGACTTCCTGCAAGTTCTCAATAATTCCGTTTGCCGCTGCGCCGTCTCCTGAAATTCGAAATATGTGACCGGCCTTTAGGCTTGCTCGCGCTGCAATTTCATACAGCGGCGCCTTTTCGGGGTGCATATCCAAATTAGATTGAAGATCTGCCGCAAGAGCTGCGTCATTTGGGGTAACAAGGATGTCGCTGCACGAGAGGTAGGCCGCCGGCGCCTGAAAGGCGCTGTCAGATCTGCGGAGCAGCGTTAGCAAATTGCTTATTCTGATGTCGCCGATACCGCTCAGTCCCTCAATGGCCGTACCCAGATAACCTAGATCAGATAGATCATCCGCTCTAATCAGCGCAAGTTGAGCCATCTCCACAAAAGTTTCAAACCGATCTATGGCGGAAGAATTCTCTTCATGTGCTACGCATCGCCAGGGTTCCGTTATGCCGGACAGATCAAAAGGATTTATGTGGTACCGGATGAATTGAATGGATCCATCCGACAGCTTCGCAGTTTCCTGTCTATTCCACTCTCGCGACAACTCTGCAAGCGAGACATTCTCCTCCGCTGTGTAGCTAAAAAGGTACGCGAGGTACGCGATGAGAGGATGTATGCCCTTGCGATTAATGATTGATTGGAGGAATGCTTTTTGCGCGGAAGTCCCTTGAGCGATCTGTAACAGTGTGATTCGGTTGGACAAGAGCCAAAGTGACATGCCGAAAGCATTCTCGATAGAGTCGAGTTTGTGGGTAGCTAAATCGTAATCTCCCGCGCATATTGCTCGGAAAAAATCGTTTCTCTCAGATACGTATTGTGCAAGTTGGTCAGTATACAGATTAAGTATTGCAGCGTTCCACAATGCCTCGACCTTGTCAGACGCTGGTGGTAAAGGTCGCTTCAGCTTCAAATTTTCGAATGCTGCAGGGAAAGGTTCTCGGGCAATAACTTTTCTATACAGGCTGGTTTGTGCAATCACGTTTACTATTTCGGGGACAGCGGCAGGAGATAGCAGCAATCTTGCGTCTCCGAGACCCTTCAGCAAGTTGCCTTTGGAGTGTAGAGCTCTTCGAAACGCCTTGGCATCGCGGATAGTTTCAGCGGCGGTCAAGTTTTGACGCTTGGAAGTTGAAGTTTTGGTCATGCGAGGGTTGTGCCTCGAGCGTCATTCTTTGCTATACGTTTGAATGCCAAGGCATGCTCCTAGTCAGAGTGAATTTCGGTGTGGGAGATTCGCTTCTTCATTGACGAGGTTCGGAGAATGGCGGTCCAACTAGCGGATATTCGCTTATGTCAACAACGCGGATTCGATGACGACGGCTTGTCGATATCCCAATTTGTGATGCAAAAATTGCACCCCCTTGTGCGCCTTCGGCCGACGTAAGCATATCACTCATATTAAGGGCGATCTAAGTTGCCCAGGCCCTCCCCGCGAAATCTCACCCTTTCGTCACGCTACGATATCTGCTCAATAATACAAAGGGAGAGATACTTCAGTATTTGACGACGGTCGCCCATATACTTAGGGCAGAGAAAAAATGAGCATCGAATCCAATAGGGGTACTCCGACGATTGCTCGTTAGCTTGGTAAGTCATTAGGCGTTCGGATTTGAATCGACACTGGGGATCAGGTGGATGTGGCTCTCGATAGACGGAATTGCCCCTAACTTGCTGCCATGATCTCAGTGGATTTCACTGCCAGGGTACGAAGCTGGGCCGCCCGACGCCCAATAAGATGTTCCAAGGCTTCAATCGACATCGCCGCAATCTTCGTCGGTGTATCAACCCCCGCTCGCCACAGGGTCAATAGTTCGCCGCGTTCGAGGCCAGCCTTCAAATCAACGATCGAAAGCATTTCAGCGGGTACGCCTAGATCAAGGCGCCGGAATAGGGCCTCCGTACGCTCCTCATCCATCGGTTGCTCGAAGATGATGCTTGCGATACGGATCGCGGACTCTAAGAGGAACCTGCTGCCGTCGGCAAAACCACGAATGTCGCCAAAACCGACGCGGTTAAAGGGATTGAGTGAGTATTCGTCTTCGATGTCTCGCACCGGTATGCCATCGATCCAGTCGGCAACGATGAGCGCCCGCTTGCACCGCGCGTAATAGGCGCGATCGCTGGTCGCGGCGCGCCTCAAGAGGCGTATCAGATCTGAACCGAAACGGTGTCCGGCATTCTGCTGCCAACGAGATTCACCGCTTCGGTTCTGAGGAGTAAAATCGTCGTCGCGCTCGGGCAGGGCTTCCAACAGAACCAAAAGTGTCTCGGGTGTAGCGTCCGCAGGTGTAAGCTGCCGAACCATTTCGACAAGACGGAGAGCGGATTCCAAACTAAGCGGTGATTGCCCACACGCCTGGCCGAGCATTGTCAGATGCAGCCGTTCGCCTTCCTGTTCTATTAGTCCGTCGCCTACCATCCGATCAAGCAGCAGCTCAAGATCTGCGCTCATACGTTCACGCCAACGCGGGTCACGCAACATGGCGAGATAGCCGCCATAGGTGTTAGCTACGAGATCTACCACAGCCACTCGCTCGATCTCCTTCGCTTGGGCGAGCAGCCGGATGACCCATGTTCCGGGATTTCTTGCATCGAAGGAAGAGGTAATGGCTTCGGGGAAGCCTTCGACATAAGCGCGAAACAAGCGGGCGCGTTCCATAGGCGTGTCCGCCAGCAAAATTGCTTTACCCTCATTCTCGAACCCAAGCCGTCCGGCACGACCTGCCATATTCTTAAACTGAGCAACCGTGTAGGGCGTCGCTCCGTCGCGTCCGAAGAATTCTGTTTCTACGATAATAACTGTCGACGCTGGCGTATTTACGCCAGCGGCGACCGTACTTGTTGCGACCAAGACATGAATCCCGCCGTCTGCATCGCGGAAACCTTGTTCAATCGCAACACGTTCGTCCCGGTTCAAATCTCCATGATGAAAGGCAACGCCGCCGGCGAGCGCCCCGCGCAAACGTTCCGACATGACGGACTGGTCGCCATCAGGTAGCGCTGCGATGATGCGGTCAGCAGCCGGTAAGCCGAGTTCGTTGGCCAAGTAGTTTGCACACCCAGCCGTTGAGCCTCGCATATTACGAAAGATGATCACCTTGTCGCCTTGGTCAACAAGGTGGCGAACGAGCGGAACGATCATATCTTGCGATGAGGGCTTCGCGCCTCTTTGTTGAACGGTGCGGCGATCAATTAGTTGCGCTTCTTGGATCGTGGCATCAGGGTTTTTGAATTGCCAGCCCCCGGTGCGATCAAGCACACCCTCAACGAGCGGGACGGGTCGTTCTGTCGTGAGAAGGAGTCGACAGCCTAGCCAGCGCTCGAAGCCGTTCACGTTACCAATCACGGCGCTCAGGGCAATCAATTGCGGTGCAATTCCTCGTCCACGTGCGGCGATAAGATTGGTAAGCAACAACTCGACCGTCATTCCTCGCCCAGGCTCGGTGATGAACTGCGCTTCATCGAGAACAACAAGCCCAATTTGATTCAGAATGTGAGGCGCAGCGAGCGCCATGCCGAGAAATTTCTCGTAGGTGAAGAAAGCAATGTCATATTTGCCGCGCAAGACCTCGCTGACTTGATCCTGGTAGTCGCCACTGCACCGAGCGACACGTAGACTCAGTTGCCTGCCATAGATTGCTGAGAAGTCTTCAAACTTCTCGTTTACCAGGGCCTTGTACGGCAACAGAAAGACCGCCTTTCGCCCTTCGACGATTGCCTTGATGGCGGCCATTTCTCCGATGAAGGTTTTGCCGGCGCTTGTTGGCGCAACGGTCAAAAGCGAATTGCCGCCAAGTACGTTGTGATCGTTTATCGCTGCGATCTGGAGTGCGTTGAGCCCGTCGGGATAACGTTCACGCCATGCTTGAAGAACTGAGGTCGGAATTCCATAGCCCTCCAGCTCTGTGAAATCTCCCGTGGTTCGGATCGGTACAAGTTCCGGGAAGGCCGCAAAATAATTCGCGCCACGCTGACCGGCCGGCAAAGACAGCTCGCCTTCGACATGTCCAAACATCACCGGGGTTTGCACGTAGCCAAAGCGCCCGGCATTTGCACGGACGATCCGCACCACTTCATCGACCATCCCGACAACACTTACCGGCCCATCGCTATTCAGCAAGCAATCCAGAACGGCCTTGGTAAAGAGGCCATGCCGCGTTTGTGGGTCTTCAAGAGCTGGCTCGTCGGGTGCTGATGCAGCAAAGAGAATGCGACCTTGGCCGGCGACAACGTCAGCAAGAGGCATGCCGACTGCGCGTGGCGCGACTCCAAGATTCAAAACACGCGCTGGAGCTCCACCGCTGAAACAGCAATCGAGGAGCAGCAGAATTGCCCGTGCCCGACTTTGCCGAAAACGCTCAGCAAGATCGGCCATGCTGATGGTCGTTGCGGGAATATCTTCCGCGCGCGTATCGGCCACAACAAGATGATGGTCAGGCGTCCCGTGGCCCGCAAAGCTCAATACAACGACGTCATCCGCTTCCGCGGCACCGAGTGTCTCGTCGAGAACCCGTGTCACTGCATCAAGGTTGGCGTCAGCATCAACGAGTAGTGATGCGGTCAGACCCTCAATCGAGTCCGACATTACGGCCCAGAGAGACTTCGCGTCACGGACCGCTCCATTGAGATCGCCTACAGCGGGATCGGCATAGCGGTCGATGCCAATGAATGCGGCTCGGATCATGGTTTAGGCTCGCGACAGGTACGCTGTGCTGGTGCCAGGCTTCGGCGCGACCTGAAGCGTCACTGGCGGAAATGCGTCACGCTTCACGACCTGCTTGTTGCCTACCTTCTCAAACCAAATGCAGAAAACAGCCTCACCGCCCATCATGGCGCGTTCTCCCACACTTTCGACCGTCATATTTGGGCCGCCAGACTTCAGTCGGACGACATCACCCGGATTGAATTCCACTTTGCGCTCCATTGGACGTTGAGAGACGTTCATGATTTGTTCAAGTGTATCGTTAAGCCGTCAAGTAATCCAGCACTTCTCCCGAATTGAGGACATTTGTTCCGACTTCGGAACGAACGCCCGATGTCGAACCTCATTCACTACCTCGACTCCCAACCCCTCCCTCCCTAATCTCCTCCTGCCCACTGGTGCGGCTTCGCCAACCTGGGGCGTCGACGCTCCCTTTCCAAAGGGAGTTGTTCGATGGCTCAGTACCAAAAGCAGGTCGTATCCAAAAAGGAGCTGAAGACTGTCTGTGGCATCCCGTATTCCGGCCAGCATATTGCGCGGCTCGAAGCGGCCGGGGCGTTCCCCAAACGGATCAGACTCGGCCAGAATCGTGTTGTGTGGTTGCTGTCGGAAGTCGAGGCATGGCTGGACGCGCGGATCGCCTTGCGAGACGCGTGAACCTACCGCTGACACTTCCTTCTGAAGGGTCCTTGGGGACCGGGTCGCTCCCGGTCCCCATCTTTTTAGGGCGCCCGAAGCCCCGCCACCCTGGGCGATAGGCTGGGGGATACAGAGGGCGATACCGTATCGCCCTTCCGCCCACGGAATTCTTCCAAATATCCAAACAGAATCAATCCGTTGTGCCTGCTGCTGCCCTTTATCCGCAGTCCGACTTATTACTCCGTATCCAGCCTAATAACCCACCCCTGCCACCCAATCTCCTTGACTCCCCACCGCTCCTTCCGCTTCGATCTCTTCCGTATCCGTGACAGTGCGACGTCGAGTGATCTCTTCAGACAAACAGTGGGGAGCGCCCATGCGCGTGGCGATCGAGCATAAGGAAGCGGTATCGGGTCTCATCAAGAAAGTGCTTCAGGTCGAGGTGACGACGGTGGTCCAGTTCTCGGAAGAGGAGCGGGCGATCATCGACAGCTGGAATCTCGGCGACGTGACCGTCGTCGAGCGGCAGATGGATGGCCAGCGGGCCGCCAAGTACAAGGGCGATCAGTACAGCGCCCAGGCGCCTTACGAGCATCTGCGGATCGGGCAACTGACCCAAGGGCCTGACCGCTACCTCTTCGACACCCCGCATGACGCCAAGGTCTACCAGGAACAGCTGGTGGAGGGTCTCAAGACCCTCAAATCCTATCTCGCGAATTGCGCGAGCCTTGCCGAGCCGCAAGTCTTCGAGATCTGAGGGGTGAGCGGCCTCGATTTCACGAAGCCGGAGAATGTCGTTCTCGGCGCCGTCGTCGCGGCATTCTGGCTTTTCGCGCTGATCTTTCTGGCGCCTTTCGCGATCCTGATTGCGGTGGCAGGCCTTGGCTACTGGCTCGTAACCGCGATCTATAACCGGCCGGCAGCCC contains these protein-coding regions:
- a CDS encoding AAA family ATPase, producing MIVALVGMPAAGKSTVASHLQSKFGYKWVRTRDIVRDLGASGNIDSLQSMGAYLSTGAGAAVFCQALFDQIDPNCVNVIDAIRPVDHWQKLQKKYGARAVLVAVTASHALRNKRMIDSGRGESLQMRDTHQVEADIPALIDECSFTIVNCNHLEFRARQLVSFLDYLEAN
- a CDS encoding site-specific integrase; amino-acid sequence: MIYDNRGRRKYLTIKEREAFIGAVCRLRPEAETFCLALAYTGARISEILALTSEHVDTEAGVIVIESLKKRRRGVFRAVPVPTHFLARLEAVHNLRDAQLDPGQRAARIWTWGRTTAWTQVKLVMQVIGAGPSQSMPKALRHAFGVGATQKNVPLNIVQKWMGHSRIATTAIYADAVGDEERTLASKMWL
- a CDS encoding DEAD/DEAH box helicase: MIRAAFIGIDRYADPAVGDLNGAVRDAKSLWAVMSDSIEGLTASLLVDADANLDAVTRVLDETLGAAEADDVVVLSFAGHGTPDHHLVVADTRAEDIPATTISMADLAERFRQSRARAILLLLDCCFSGGAPARVLNLGVAPRAVGMPLADVVAGQGRILFAASAPDEPALEDPQTRHGLFTKAVLDCLLNSDGPVSVVGMVDEVVRIVRANAGRFGYVQTPVMFGHVEGELSLPAGQRGANYFAAFPELVPIRTTGDFTELEGYGIPTSVLQAWRERYPDGLNALQIAAINDHNVLGGNSLLTVAPTSAGKTFIGEMAAIKAIVEGRKAVFLLPYKALVNEKFEDFSAIYGRQLSLRVARCSGDYQDQVSEVLRGKYDIAFFTYEKFLGMALAAPHILNQIGLVVLDEAQFITEPGRGMTVELLLTNLIAARGRGIAPQLIALSAVIGNVNGFERWLGCRLLLTTERPVPLVEGVLDRTGGWQFKNPDATIQEAQLIDRRTVQQRGAKPSSQDMIVPLVRHLVDQGDKVIIFRNMRGSTAGCANYLANELGLPAADRIIAALPDGDQSVMSERLRGALAGGVAFHHGDLNRDERVAIEQGFRDADGGIHVLVATSTVAAGVNTPASTVIIVETEFFGRDGATPYTVAQFKNMAGRAGRLGFENEGKAILLADTPMERARLFRAYVEGFPEAITSSFDARNPGTWVIRLLAQAKEIERVAVVDLVANTYGGYLAMLRDPRWRERMSADLELLLDRMVGDGLIEQEGERLHLTMLGQACGQSPLSLESALRLVEMVRQLTPADATPETLLVLLEALPERDDDFTPQNRSGESRWQQNAGHRFGSDLIRLLRRAATSDRAYYARCKRALIVADWIDGIPVRDIEDEYSLNPFNRVGFGDIRGFADGSRFLLESAIRIASIIFEQPMDEERTEALFRRLDLGVPAEMLSIVDLKAGLERGELLTLWRAGVDTPTKIAAMSIEALEHLIGRRAAQLRTLAVKSTEIMAAS
- a CDS encoding DUF2158 domain-containing protein translates to MNVSQRPMERKVEFNPGDVVRLKSGGPNMTVESVGERAMMGGEAVFCIWFEKVGNKQVVKRDAFPPVTLQVAPKPGTSTAYLSRA
- a CDS encoding AlpA family phage regulatory protein; its protein translation is MAQYQKQVVSKKELKTVCGIPYSGQHIARLEAAGAFPKRIRLGQNRVVWLLSEVEAWLDARIALRDA